Proteins encoded in a region of the Natranaeroarchaeum aerophilus genome:
- a CDS encoding monovalent cation/H+ antiporter subunit D family protein, protein MSNADAIPALLIALPILAATLPLGLGLLRERIGWSIAAVTLAVETVLAGLVAVVVIGNGTVRHQLGGFVPPRGIELVVDLYSLLVISLIAAFSLAVLVFSRRAGPRGNAFYSAYLLLVGGLMGVALTGDLFNMFVFLEITGIATYALVASSRRADAAVASLKYLLIGTVGASLFLIGVGYLYVATGTLNMVDLSQALAGQTEVVQNAEMYEGYDELYSYPLVLASFGFIAVGLLTKAAIYPLHTWQPDAYATAPHSVTALISALVSTVGAYALGRVMFTVYTVDFFEAVPEAALFIAVIGSVSILAGSVLAVIQRDVKRMLAYSSVAQFGLIVAAFGLAAYAPSIGAETAARYALLGALVHLVGHGVMKGGAFLAVGGVALSTGARTVDEYANLARRRPFFAGSIAILGIGLVGVPPTVGFVGKWFVAVGAVQSELWPVVAVIILSTLLTLAYVARLLEKMYFDHPGGEPHDHEGGVAADGGEHAATDGGTESASQATTGGVVGSRVTIAATLLVVGLALVTIALGFAGGAFDAVLEPIIDQFLAGPQEVTQ, encoded by the coding sequence ATGAGTAACGCCGACGCGATCCCTGCGCTACTGATCGCCCTCCCGATCCTCGCGGCGACGCTCCCGCTCGGGCTTGGATTACTCCGCGAGCGGATCGGCTGGTCGATTGCGGCTGTCACGCTAGCCGTCGAGACAGTACTGGCTGGGTTGGTCGCCGTCGTGGTTATCGGCAACGGGACCGTCCGTCACCAGCTCGGCGGATTCGTTCCACCACGCGGGATCGAGCTGGTCGTCGATCTGTACTCGCTGCTCGTGATCTCGCTGATCGCCGCGTTCTCGCTTGCCGTGCTCGTGTTCTCGCGGCGGGCCGGACCCCGTGGGAACGCGTTCTACAGTGCGTACTTACTGCTGGTTGGCGGCCTGATGGGCGTCGCGCTGACCGGCGACCTGTTCAACATGTTCGTCTTCCTCGAAATCACGGGGATCGCCACGTACGCGCTGGTTGCCAGTAGCCGCCGTGCCGATGCCGCTGTCGCGTCGCTGAAATACCTGCTGATCGGAACGGTCGGCGCATCCCTGTTCCTGATCGGCGTCGGTTACCTCTACGTGGCGACGGGGACGCTGAACATGGTCGATCTCTCGCAGGCGCTCGCCGGACAGACCGAGGTCGTCCAGAACGCCGAGATGTACGAGGGCTACGACGAGCTCTACAGCTACCCGCTCGTACTGGCCTCCTTTGGATTCATCGCCGTTGGGCTCCTGACCAAAGCGGCGATCTACCCGCTTCACACCTGGCAGCCCGACGCCTACGCGACCGCGCCACACAGCGTCACGGCGCTGATCTCCGCGCTCGTCTCGACCGTCGGCGCGTACGCGCTCGGCCGCGTCATGTTCACCGTCTACACCGTGGACTTCTTCGAGGCCGTGCCCGAGGCTGCGCTGTTCATCGCGGTCATCGGCTCGGTCAGCATTCTCGCCGGATCGGTACTCGCGGTGATCCAGCGCGACGTCAAGCGGATGCTGGCGTACTCCTCTGTCGCGCAGTTCGGGCTGATCGTCGCTGCGTTCGGACTGGCGGCCTACGCCCCCTCTATCGGGGCGGAGACGGCGGCCCGGTACGCCCTGCTCGGCGCGCTCGTCCACCTCGTCGGCCACGGCGTAATGAAGGGTGGGGCCTTCCTCGCGGTCGGCGGCGTTGCGTTGAGTACCGGCGCACGAACCGTCGACGAGTACGCAAACCTCGCCCGACGACGGCCCTTCTTCGCCGGATCGATCGCCATCCTCGGGATCGGGCTGGTCGGCGTCCCGCCGACGGTCGGCTTCGTCGGCAAGTGGTTCGTTGCTGTCGGAGCGGTCCAGTCCGAACTCTGGCCCGTCGTCGCGGTGATCATCCTCAGTACCCTCCTGACGCTCGCGTACGTCGCGCGCCTGCTGGAGAAGATGTACTTCGACCATCCCGGCGGCGAGCCACACGACCACGAGGGCGGAGTCGCGGCCGACGGTGGCGAGCACGCCGCCACTGACGGCGGCACTGAGTCGGCTTCCCAGGCTACCACCGGGGGCGTCGTCGGCTCCCGCGTGACGATCGCGGCGACCCTACTCGTCGTCGGGCTGGCGCTGGTCACGATCGCGCTCGGCTTCGCTGGCGGCGCGTTCGATGCCGTGCTCGAACCGATTATCGACCAGTTCCTTGCCGGTCCCCAGGAGGTGACCCAGTAA
- a CDS encoding cation:proton antiporter subunit C yields MIESTLELLATRYTYIVFVFLIAIGLYMMIASPNLVKKLIGVNLFQTSAFLFFVTSAYVEGGQSAVVPAGEATGTYVSPLPHVIVLTAIVVGVSLTAVGLALIVRIYSEYGTLREDVLREVRADE; encoded by the coding sequence ATGATCGAGAGTACACTCGAACTGCTGGCCACGCGGTACACGTACATCGTGTTCGTGTTCCTCATCGCGATCGGACTGTACATGATGATCGCCAGCCCGAACCTCGTCAAGAAGCTGATCGGGGTCAACCTGTTCCAGACGTCGGCGTTTCTGTTTTTCGTCACCTCGGCGTACGTCGAGGGAGGACAGTCCGCCGTCGTTCCAGCCGGGGAGGCGACGGGAACGTACGTCAGTCCGCTACCACACGTGATCGTGCTGACTGCGATCGTCGTCGGCGTCAGTCTCACGGCGGTCGGGCTGGCGCTTATTGTCCGGATCTACAGCGAGTACGGCACGCTCCGTGAGGACGTCCTCCGGGAGGTGCGTGCCGATGAGTAA
- a CDS encoding MnhB domain-containing protein, with protein MSADRKLDSDEEYETQYVESQVIMSTVQVVAPFALTYALFMTFHGASTPGGGFQGGAIMGSVVLMIAFAFGIEPTRRWLQNKVVVGLAAGGTAFFVLVGLGTIALGGAFLEYELYGEALPIFAESGDAISWGMEAIEIGGIALIVSGIIMGLFFATAAGYDGGDRA; from the coding sequence ATGAGTGCAGATCGAAAGCTGGATTCCGACGAGGAGTACGAGACACAGTACGTCGAGAGTCAGGTAATCATGTCGACCGTGCAGGTCGTCGCTCCGTTCGCGCTTACCTACGCGCTCTTTATGACGTTCCACGGCGCGAGTACGCCCGGTGGCGGGTTCCAGGGCGGTGCAATCATGGGATCGGTCGTCCTGATGATCGCCTTTGCCTTCGGTATCGAGCCGACCCGACGCTGGCTCCAGAACAAAGTCGTGGTCGGCCTCGCGGCGGGCGGGACTGCCTTCTTCGTCCTCGTTGGGCTCGGGACCATCGCACTCGGTGGCGCGTTCCTCGAATACGAACTGTACGGCGAGGCACTCCCGATCTTTGCCGAGTCCGGCGATGCGATTAGTTGGGGGATGGAAGCCATCGAAATCGGCGGGATCGCGCTCATCGTCTCCGGGATCATCATGGGTCTGTTTTTCGCTACCGCGGCAGGCTACGACGGTGGTGATCGCGCATGA
- a CDS encoding DUF4040 domain-containing protein, protein MISPVEATLIVFVLLTALATALFRDVLAAIIVFGAYSLGMAVFYTFLRAPDVAMTEAAIGAGVTTLLLLLTIAKTVRPSHEETFESIDWPAVAVVGLFTVVVLQTMSAFPAVGDSNAPAWANPDVTQYYIDNTYVDTGVNNAVTAVLAAYRGFDTFGEAVVVFAAGIAVLVVLQREVFTE, encoded by the coding sequence ATGATTAGCCCCGTCGAAGCGACGTTGATCGTCTTCGTTTTGCTTACAGCGCTGGCGACCGCGCTGTTCCGGGACGTGCTCGCGGCGATTATCGTCTTCGGGGCCTACAGCCTCGGGATGGCCGTGTTCTACACGTTCCTCCGCGCGCCGGACGTCGCCATGACCGAGGCTGCGATCGGTGCCGGTGTCACGACCCTGCTCTTGCTTCTGACGATCGCAAAGACGGTTCGGCCGTCCCACGAGGAAACGTTCGAGTCGATCGACTGGCCGGCGGTGGCGGTGGTCGGTCTCTTCACGGTCGTCGTCCTGCAGACGATGAGTGCGTTCCCCGCTGTGGGTGATTCGAACGCGCCCGCGTGGGCGAACCCGGATGTGACCCAGTACTACATCGACAACACGTACGTCGATACTGGCGTCAACAACGCGGTGACAGCAGTACTTGCCGCCTACCGCGGCTTCGACACGTTCGGCGAGGCGGTCGTCGTCTTCGCCGCCGGGATCGCGGTACTGGTCGTGCTTCAGCGAGAGGTGTTCACGGAATGA
- the mnhG gene encoding monovalent cation/H(+) antiporter subunit G, whose protein sequence is MIESVRFGAIIVLLVGGLFFTLVSAVGVIRLPDVYSRTHTASQTDTLGAGLALAAVALALGWTTSSILTVILLFFIFVTNPTAAHAIARAADEEGITPWTVEDDRTDEELAADARRRTDGGDDR, encoded by the coding sequence ATGATCGAATCCGTCCGGTTTGGTGCGATCATCGTGCTATTAGTGGGTGGGCTGTTCTTTACGCTGGTCTCTGCAGTTGGCGTTATCCGGCTTCCGGATGTCTACTCGCGAACCCACACCGCGTCTCAGACTGACACGCTCGGGGCTGGACTCGCGCTTGCAGCAGTCGCGCTCGCACTCGGGTGGACCACGTCGTCGATCCTGACTGTTATCCTGCTGTTTTTCATCTTCGTGACGAACCCGACGGCGGCTCACGCCATCGCACGGGCTGCCGACGAGGAGGGAATCACGCCGTGGACAGTCGAGGACGACCGTACTGACGAGGAGCTGGCGGCCGACGCCAGGCGACGAACTGACGGAGGTGACGACCGATGA
- a CDS encoding cation:proton antiporter, giving the protein MTLTGDTLNDIFLVAAALFVLLAVLMLYRVIKGPTMQDRVLAVNVLGTNTVVILALLAAALDEPWFLDIALIYALLNFLMAVAISKFTVERGGVI; this is encoded by the coding sequence GTGACCCTTACCGGTGACACGCTCAACGATATCTTCCTCGTTGCTGCGGCGCTTTTCGTTTTGCTTGCCGTACTGATGCTCTATCGGGTGATCAAAGGCCCGACGATGCAAGATCGCGTACTCGCGGTGAACGTCCTCGGGACGAACACCGTTGTGATCCTTGCGCTGCTTGCGGCCGCGCTCGACGAGCCGTGGTTCCTCGATATCGCGCTGATCTACGCGCTCCTTAACTTCCTGATGGCGGTCGCCATCTCGAAGTTCACCGTGGAACGGGGTGGTGTCATATGA
- a CDS encoding monovalent cation/H+ antiporter subunit E, translating into MSTQRVLVPVEESSTLRQTIAYAVESAFDRAGPSGSVELVFVDILAAAVTGPTGESLRSEAESLLDRARIWATEDAGGRPEDLRIETTVLGAEEYLFSPTDYARVIERAATERGIDRVVFDPEYDPGVGQPLLQPLEAALRESGTVTVDEAAVTPDRMQLPLVSAATASKYAGMFVVSFLFYQVLGGLAPIFEFGEFYGTFDLVTGVIAAAVTTVALSQVSFSNSPSLRESPKRLLRWCLYVPYLLVQIIKSNIAIAIVIMRPSMPIDPKMTRMRGAVWGGLPVTTLANSITLTPGTLSVRVQGQKMTVHTLIPDAREDLFDGALERAVRFVFFGRRAMRIESPRDRGDAEVIGGDEE; encoded by the coding sequence GTGAGCACCCAGCGCGTACTCGTTCCCGTTGAGGAATCCTCTACCCTGCGACAGACTATCGCATACGCCGTCGAATCGGCGTTTGACAGGGCGGGCCCCTCCGGGTCGGTCGAACTCGTTTTCGTCGATATCCTCGCGGCTGCCGTGACTGGACCGACCGGCGAGTCGCTGCGATCGGAGGCCGAGTCCCTGCTTGACCGGGCACGCATCTGGGCGACCGAGGACGCCGGGGGCCGTCCGGAGGATCTTCGGATCGAGACGACGGTCCTCGGTGCCGAGGAGTACCTGTTCAGTCCCACGGACTACGCCCGAGTAATCGAGCGGGCAGCAACAGAGCGGGGGATCGATCGGGTCGTGTTCGACCCGGAGTACGACCCCGGTGTCGGGCAACCGCTGCTACAGCCACTGGAGGCGGCGCTTCGAGAGAGCGGAACGGTGACAGTCGATGAGGCAGCCGTCACCCCCGACCGGATGCAACTCCCGCTCGTCAGCGCTGCGACAGCAAGCAAGTATGCGGGCATGTTCGTCGTGTCGTTCCTCTTCTACCAGGTGCTCGGTGGACTGGCACCCATCTTCGAGTTCGGCGAGTTTTACGGGACATTCGATCTCGTGACCGGCGTCATCGCAGCGGCTGTAACGACAGTCGCGCTCTCGCAGGTCTCGTTTTCGAACTCGCCGTCGCTTCGGGAGTCGCCAAAGCGACTGCTCCGGTGGTGTCTGTACGTACCGTATCTACTCGTCCAGATCATCAAATCGAATATTGCTATCGCCATCGTTATCATGCGCCCCTCGATGCCGATTGACCCGAAAATGACGCGCATGCGCGGTGCGGTCTGGGGTGGACTCCCCGTGACGACGCTCGCGAATAGTATTACACTGACACCCGGAACGCTGTCCGTTCGCGTGCAGGGCCAGAAGATGACAGTTCACACACTGATCCCCGACGCTCGCGAGGACCTGTTTGATGGTGCACTCGAACGAGCGGTTCGGTTTGTCTTCTTCGGGCGTCGTGCGATGCGTATCGAGAGTCCCCGGGACCGTGGTGACGCGGAAGTAATCGGAGGTGACGAAGAGTGA
- the coaBC gene encoding bifunctional phosphopantothenoylcysteine decarboxylase/phosphopantothenate--cysteine ligase CoaBC — MLEDVNVALGVTGSIAAVKTVELAHELRRRGASVRAVMTSSARGIVHPWAVEFATDRSVVTEITGDVEHVELCGRDGWADVFLIAPATANTVGKIAGAIDDTPVTTCATTAIGADVPVVIAPAMHEPMYDHPGVLEAIERVEAWGVEFVDPRVEEGKAKIANEETIAIEVARSAGERPLAGEHVVVTSGATAEPIDPVRVLTNRSSGRTGRSVARACYVLGADVTLVHGVVGPHLPSGTPDDPTFGAGSPVPYAEYVPVETASEMLDAAEGAVEDADALIAAAAVGDYTPEPHDTKLRSGQELALDLDPTPKLIDAIREHRPELPIIGFKAETADSTEEMVAAAREILDRVGLAFVVANDASVMGANETAAQFVTADSAESFTGSKADLAWHLAERLATELSDPTRL, encoded by the coding sequence ATGCTAGAGGACGTCAACGTCGCGCTCGGAGTGACCGGAAGCATCGCCGCGGTCAAAACCGTTGAGCTAGCCCACGAGCTCCGTCGCCGCGGCGCATCGGTTCGAGCCGTGATGACCTCCAGCGCGCGCGGCATCGTCCACCCATGGGCGGTCGAGTTCGCGACAGACCGATCGGTCGTCACGGAGATCACCGGTGACGTCGAACACGTCGAACTCTGTGGTCGGGATGGCTGGGCCGACGTCTTTCTGATCGCCCCCGCGACGGCAAATACGGTCGGGAAGATTGCGGGCGCGATCGACGACACGCCCGTAACGACGTGCGCGACGACCGCAATCGGTGCCGACGTGCCAGTCGTGATCGCACCCGCGATGCACGAACCGATGTATGACCACCCCGGCGTGTTAGAAGCGATCGAGCGCGTCGAGGCGTGGGGCGTCGAGTTCGTCGATCCCCGTGTCGAGGAGGGGAAAGCCAAGATTGCCAACGAAGAAACGATCGCTATCGAAGTGGCCCGCAGTGCGGGTGAACGCCCGCTTGCGGGCGAGCACGTGGTCGTTACGAGCGGGGCGACGGCGGAGCCAATCGACCCCGTTCGAGTGCTGACGAACCGGTCGTCCGGGCGAACCGGACGAAGTGTCGCTCGCGCCTGTTATGTACTCGGCGCGGACGTCACGCTCGTGCACGGCGTCGTGGGACCACACCTCCCGTCGGGGACGCCCGATGATCCGACCTTCGGTGCTGGCTCTCCGGTCCCGTACGCGGAGTACGTTCCCGTCGAAACCGCGAGCGAAATGCTCGATGCAGCGGAGGGTGCAGTCGAAGATGCCGATGCACTGATCGCCGCCGCCGCAGTCGGCGATTATACACCTGAACCACACGACACCAAGCTCCGGTCGGGACAGGAACTGGCCCTTGATCTCGATCCCACGCCGAAACTGATTGACGCGATCAGAGAGCACAGACCGGAGTTACCGATCATCGGCTTCAAAGCGGAGACGGCGGATTCGACCGAGGAGATGGTAGCGGCGGCTCGCGAAATTCTCGACCGCGTCGGTCTCGCGTTCGTTGTCGCCAACGATGCAAGCGTAATGGGGGCAAACGAGACCGCGGCACAGTTCGTCACTGCGGACAGTGCGGAGTCCTTTACAGGGTCGAAAGCTGACCTCGCGTGGCACCTTGCAGAGCGCCTCGCGACAGAGCTTTCGGACCCCACCAGGCTGTAA
- a CDS encoding response regulator has protein sequence MAEAHGCVLVVDDDPRVARVYAEQLRNAHTVRVAYSGTEALDSLDDDVDIVLLDRRMPGLTGDQVLERIREQGLNCQVAMVTAVEPDFEIIDMEFDEYLFKPVTGDQLLTTVDHLLHRATVDSSLQEFFRLASKRAALEAEKSQTELEHSDEFSELTSQFELLRDELRDSLDELDDAEAFELALSRWE, from the coding sequence ATGGCTGAAGCTCACGGCTGTGTGCTGGTCGTCGACGACGATCCACGGGTGGCACGCGTCTACGCCGAGCAACTGCGCAACGCCCACACCGTCAGAGTCGCGTACAGCGGCACCGAAGCACTGGATAGTCTCGACGATGATGTCGACATCGTCCTGCTGGATCGGCGGATGCCCGGGCTAACCGGTGACCAGGTACTCGAACGGATCCGCGAGCAGGGGCTGAACTGCCAGGTTGCGATGGTGACTGCGGTCGAACCCGACTTCGAGATCATTGATATGGAGTTCGACGAGTACCTGTTCAAACCAGTTACCGGTGATCAGTTGCTCACAACGGTCGATCACCTGCTCCACCGAGCCACGGTCGATAGCTCCCTGCAGGAATTCTTCCGTCTCGCGTCGAAACGCGCTGCGCTCGAAGCGGAAAAGTCACAGACTGAACTCGAACACAGCGACGAATTTTCCGAACTGACGTCACAGTTCGAACTGCTCAGAGATGAGCTGAGAGACTCGCTTGACGAACTTGATGATGCCGAGGCGTTCGAGCTGGCGCTTTCGAGATGGGAATAG
- a CDS encoding type II toxin-antitoxin system RatA family toxin, translated as MDRVEVSTVVYLPPEEIYEFLEDFPRYADYSEYLQKVRAHGEGKEGTRYTLRFAWWKLNYTAHSEVTDTDPPTRIDWEVIKDIHAHGFWRIDPLDESEREGKDHACRVHFVVEFDTDTARSGALDLPRFVSVGWAINKVKPLILEEAERIVERIVEDLEGERRPVELTIHDRPSSV; from the coding sequence GTGGATCGAGTAGAGGTAAGCACAGTCGTCTATCTACCCCCCGAAGAGATCTACGAGTTCCTCGAGGACTTCCCCCGATACGCGGACTACTCCGAGTATCTACAGAAGGTGCGAGCGCATGGCGAAGGCAAGGAAGGAACCCGGTATACACTACGATTTGCCTGGTGGAAGCTGAACTACACGGCTCACTCGGAGGTCACAGACACCGATCCGCCAACCCGGATCGACTGGGAAGTGATCAAGGACATTCACGCGCACGGGTTCTGGCGGATCGACCCGCTCGACGAATCGGAGCGAGAGGGCAAAGACCACGCCTGTCGGGTCCATTTCGTCGTCGAGTTCGATACGGACACGGCACGATCGGGCGCACTCGACTTGCCGCGATTCGTCTCCGTAGGCTGGGCAATAAATAAGGTGAAGCCGCTGATCCTCGAAGAGGCCGAACGGATCGTCGAACGGATCGTCGAAGATCTCGAAGGGGAACGAAGGCCGGTCGAGTTGACGATTCACGACCGCCCGTCCTCAGTGTGA
- a CDS encoding plastocyanin/azurin family copper-binding protein → MTGTDGRGDLSRRSFMWATAGSAAAAAGGAGTVSAQEENGEEENGEEENGEEENGTENGEEENGEEENGDEENGAAENGDEGGATETVIVGPDGNNVFEPDDLAIEPGTTVEFIWESDTHNIAVESGPEEWEGHEPIEDTGFEHEHTFQEEGTYEYVCEPHVAAGMDATLTVEEGAGGGGGGGGGAATRSIPDSAMSLAVGTIGAMVSTLALAYFFMKYGGYGEEIE, encoded by the coding sequence ATGACAGGTACCGACGGACGTGGCGATCTCTCTCGGCGCTCGTTCATGTGGGCGACTGCCGGATCGGCCGCTGCCGCTGCTGGCGGGGCTGGAACCGTGAGCGCACAGGAAGAAAACGGCGAGGAGGAGAACGGCGAGGAAGAGAATGGCGAAGAGGAGAATGGCACGGAGAACGGAGAAGAGGAAAATGGTGAAGAAGAAAACGGCGATGAAGAGAACGGTGCAGCCGAAAACGGTGACGAAGGCGGTGCCACGGAGACGGTGATCGTCGGGCCGGACGGGAACAACGTCTTCGAGCCGGACGATCTGGCGATCGAGCCCGGAACGACGGTCGAGTTCATCTGGGAGTCGGATACGCACAACATCGCGGTTGAGAGCGGTCCCGAGGAGTGGGAGGGCCACGAACCGATCGAGGATACCGGCTTCGAGCACGAACACACCTTCCAGGAAGAGGGCACCTACGAGTACGTCTGTGAGCCCCACGTTGCGGCCGGGATGGATGCGACGCTTACGGTCGAAGAAGGGGCAGGCGGTGGCGGTGGTGGCGGTGGCGGTGCAGCGACCCGCTCGATCCCCGACAGTGCGATGAGCCTCGCGGTCGGAACCATCGGCGCGATGGTCTCGACGCTTGCGCTGGCGTACTTCTTCATGAAGTACGGCGGGTACGGCGAGGAAATCGAATAG